From a region of the Aliidongia dinghuensis genome:
- a CDS encoding YdcF family protein: MNRLGRHLLGAFGPTFAVLFLLALAFLGGLIWFAAGIDTPTDDPTSPTDAIVVLTGGSQRIDVGFRLLVEGKAKKLFVSGVHEGVDMSEVLKTSPQTPHWVECCVVLGHSADNTVGNALETRAWLEAEHFHSIRLVTAGYHMRRSLLEFRRLLPPEVTIIAHPVFPEAVRPGTWWFSRAGAGVIVIEYIKYLGALARPHLFPHSAGSSSP, encoded by the coding sequence CCGGCTCGGCCGGCACCTCCTCGGCGCCTTCGGTCCGACCTTCGCGGTCCTGTTCCTGCTGGCGCTCGCCTTTCTGGGCGGGCTCATCTGGTTCGCCGCCGGCATTGATACGCCGACCGACGATCCCACGAGCCCGACCGACGCCATCGTCGTGCTGACCGGCGGCAGCCAGCGCATCGACGTGGGCTTCCGCCTGCTGGTCGAGGGCAAGGCGAAGAAGCTGTTCGTCTCGGGCGTGCACGAGGGCGTCGACATGTCCGAGGTGCTGAAGACCTCGCCGCAGACGCCCCATTGGGTCGAGTGCTGCGTCGTGCTGGGCCATTCGGCCGACAATACGGTCGGCAACGCGCTCGAGACGCGCGCCTGGCTCGAGGCGGAGCATTTCCACTCCATCCGCCTGGTCACCGCCGGCTATCACATGCGCCGCAGCCTGCTCGAGTTCCGCCGCCTGCTGCCGCCGGAGGTCACGATCATCGCCCATCCGGTCTTCCCCGAGGCGGTGCGTCCGGGCACCTGGTGGTTTTCACGGGCCGGTGCCGGCGTGATTGTCATTGAATATATAAAGTATCTGGGAGCGCTCGCGCGGCCCCACCTGTTTCCTCATTCGGCAGGCTCGTCCTCCCCATGA
- a CDS encoding lysophospholipid acyltransferase family protein, translated as MKMFRALVYNIGFFGGTAVLLILALPLLAGPRHWTSALARFWARLTFAWLKLTIGLGYELRGRENLPAGPAILAVKHQSAWETLALFVLFDDPAVVLKRELWSIPLFGWYLRKQGTIAIDRSGKAAALKRMLADAGAVAAQGRQIAIFPEGTRGPVGGKLPYQPGVAALYTQLKIPMVPIALNSGLYWSRRAFLKRKGTVLVEILPPIEAGLDRRRVMALLEERLETATAALLKEGGWEKPVENSVDLFAPSP; from the coding sequence ATGAAAATGTTTCGGGCTCTCGTCTACAACATCGGTTTCTTCGGCGGGACGGCCGTGCTCTTGATCCTGGCGCTGCCGCTCCTGGCGGGGCCACGGCACTGGACGAGCGCGCTCGCCCGCTTCTGGGCGCGCCTCACCTTTGCCTGGCTCAAGCTGACGATCGGTCTCGGCTACGAGCTGCGGGGACGCGAGAACCTGCCGGCCGGACCGGCCATCCTTGCGGTCAAGCACCAGTCCGCCTGGGAGACGCTGGCGCTCTTCGTGCTGTTCGACGACCCGGCCGTCGTGCTGAAGCGCGAGCTCTGGTCGATCCCCCTGTTCGGCTGGTACCTGCGCAAGCAAGGCACGATCGCGATCGACCGCAGCGGCAAGGCCGCGGCCTTGAAGCGCATGCTGGCCGATGCGGGGGCGGTGGCGGCCCAGGGCCGGCAGATCGCGATCTTCCCCGAAGGGACGCGCGGGCCGGTCGGCGGCAAGCTGCCCTATCAGCCGGGGGTGGCCGCGCTTTATACCCAGCTCAAGATCCCGATGGTGCCGATCGCGCTCAATTCCGGGCTCTATTGGAGCCGGCGAGCGTTCTTGAAGCGTAAGGGCACGGTGCTGGTGGAGATCCTGCCGCCGATCGAGGCCGGCCTCGACCGGCGCCGCGTGATGGCGCTGCTCGAAGAGCGGCTCGAGACGGCGACTGCGGCCTTGCTCAAGGAGGGCGGGTGGGAGAAGCCTGTGGAAAACTCTGTGGATCTCTTCGCGCCGAGCCCCTGA
- a CDS encoding adenosylcobalamin-dependent ribonucleoside-diphosphate reductase: MTSIAAISQQIWDMKYRFKSPEGEPVDKTIEDTWRRIARAVAVVEKDSEKWEPVFYRALEDFQFLPAGRIVAGAGTERTVTLFNCFVMGTIPDDMGGIFDQLREAALTMQQGGGIGYDFSTIRPKGARVTGVGADASGPLSFMDVWDAMCRTIMSAGYRRGAMMATLRCDHPDVEAFIDAKREPGRLRMFNLSVLATDAFMAAVKADEPWDLVFGGMVYRTVRARALWDRIMQATYDYAEPGVIFIDRINRRNNLAYCETISATNPCGEQPLPPYGACLLGSINLAALVRNPFEASAALDLDRLGELVPVAVRMMDNVVDVSRFPLPAQAGEAQAKRRIGLGVTGLADALIMCGVRYGSGEAIQLTERWMAALRRAAYGASIELAREKGAFPLFNRDAYLAGESIRELDEDLRQGIAQHGIRNALLTSIAPTGTISLLADNISSGLEPVFSFRYTRTVLMPDGTRRDEEVSDHAYRLFRAIKGPDAPLPPAFVDAQGLAPDDHVVMQAAVQKYIDSSISKTINVPADIPFTAFKDVYLKAYDLGCKGCTTYRPNEVTGAVLSVGGPGVPAAQPIEAVQPGAGGAELAARRAEGGDVIHLMQPLSRPDALQGRTYKLRWPESDHAIYITINDVIQDGRRRPFEVFINSKNMDHYAWSVGLTRMISAVFRRGGDVSFVVEELKAVFDPRGGAWMDGRYVPSLLAAIGDVIARHLVEIGFISGEADLVPAAQRPAAQRQVAIPGEGAAPRLGQCPKCGVAALVRQEGCAQCTNCGYSKCG; encoded by the coding sequence ATGACCAGCATCGCCGCCATCTCCCAGCAGATCTGGGACATGAAGTACCGGTTCAAGTCGCCGGAAGGCGAGCCTGTGGATAAAACCATCGAAGACACGTGGCGGCGCATCGCCCGCGCTGTCGCGGTGGTTGAAAAAGACTCGGAAAAGTGGGAGCCGGTCTTCTATCGGGCGCTCGAGGACTTCCAGTTCCTGCCGGCCGGCCGGATCGTCGCCGGCGCCGGTACCGAGCGGACGGTGACGCTGTTCAACTGCTTCGTCATGGGTACGATCCCCGACGACATGGGCGGCATCTTCGACCAGCTGCGCGAGGCCGCCCTCACCATGCAGCAGGGCGGCGGCATCGGTTACGATTTCTCGACCATTCGCCCCAAGGGCGCGCGGGTCACGGGCGTCGGCGCCGACGCCTCGGGGCCGCTGTCGTTCATGGACGTGTGGGACGCCATGTGCCGGACCATCATGAGCGCCGGCTATCGGCGCGGCGCCATGATGGCGACGCTCCGCTGCGATCATCCCGACGTCGAGGCTTTCATCGACGCGAAGCGCGAGCCGGGACGGCTCCGGATGTTCAACCTATCGGTGTTGGCGACAGACGCCTTCATGGCGGCGGTCAAGGCGGACGAGCCGTGGGATCTCGTGTTCGGCGGCATGGTCTATCGCACGGTCCGGGCGCGTGCGCTGTGGGACCGCATCATGCAGGCGACCTACGACTACGCCGAGCCAGGCGTGATCTTCATCGACCGCATCAACCGCCGGAACAATCTCGCCTATTGCGAGACGATCTCGGCAACCAACCCGTGCGGCGAGCAGCCGCTGCCGCCCTATGGCGCCTGCCTCCTGGGCTCGATCAATCTCGCCGCCCTCGTGCGCAACCCATTCGAGGCGTCGGCGGCACTCGACCTCGATCGCCTCGGCGAGCTCGTGCCGGTCGCCGTCAGGATGATGGACAATGTCGTCGACGTCTCGCGCTTCCCGCTGCCGGCGCAGGCGGGCGAGGCCCAGGCCAAGCGGCGGATCGGGCTCGGTGTCACGGGCCTCGCCGACGCGCTCATCATGTGCGGCGTGCGCTACGGCTCGGGCGAGGCGATCCAGCTGACCGAGCGCTGGATGGCCGCCCTCCGGCGCGCCGCCTATGGTGCCTCGATCGAGCTTGCGAGGGAGAAGGGTGCCTTCCCGCTGTTCAACCGGGATGCCTATCTCGCCGGCGAATCGATCCGCGAGCTCGACGAGGACCTGCGCCAAGGCATCGCCCAGCACGGCATCCGCAACGCACTGCTGACCTCGATCGCGCCGACCGGGACGATCTCGCTCCTGGCCGACAACATCTCCTCGGGCCTCGAGCCGGTGTTCAGCTTCCGCTACACGCGCACGGTGCTGATGCCGGACGGCACGCGCCGCGACGAGGAGGTGAGCGACCACGCCTACCGGCTGTTCCGCGCGATCAAGGGGCCGGACGCGCCGCTGCCGCCGGCGTTCGTCGACGCGCAGGGCCTCGCGCCCGACGATCACGTCGTCATGCAGGCGGCGGTGCAGAAATACATCGACAGCTCGATCTCCAAGACGATCAACGTGCCCGCCGACATCCCGTTCACCGCGTTCAAGGACGTCTATCTCAAGGCCTACGATCTCGGCTGCAAGGGCTGCACGACCTATCGGCCGAACGAGGTGACGGGTGCCGTCCTGTCGGTCGGCGGGCCGGGCGTGCCCGCGGCCCAGCCGATCGAGGCGGTTCAGCCCGGTGCCGGCGGCGCCGAGCTCGCGGCACGCCGGGCCGAGGGCGGCGACGTCATCCATCTGATGCAGCCGCTGTCGCGGCCGGACGCGCTCCAAGGCAGGACCTACAAGCTGCGCTGGCCCGAGAGCGACCATGCGATCTACATCACGATCAACGACGTGATCCAGGATGGCCGCCGGCGGCCGTTCGAGGTGTTCATCAACTCCAAGAACATGGACCATTACGCCTGGTCGGTCGGTCTGACGCGCATGATCTCGGCCGTGTTCCGCCGCGGCGGCGACGTGAGCTTCGTGGTCGAGGAGTTGAAGGCCGTGTTCGACCCGCGCGGCGGCGCCTGGATGGACGGGCGCTACGTGCCCTCGCTTCTGGCCGCCATCGGCGACGTGATCGCGCGCCACCTGGTCGAGATCGGCTTCATCTCGGGCGAGGCCGACCTGGTGCCGGCGGCGCAGCGCCCAGCCGCCCAGCGTCAGGTCGCAATCCCGGGCGAGGGTGCCGCCCCTCGGCTCGGGCAATGCCCGAAATGCGGCGTCGCGGCCCTCGTCCGGCAGGAGGGCTGCGCGCAATGCACCAACTGTGGCTATTCGAAATGTGGCTAG
- a CDS encoding phosphopantetheine-binding protein, which produces MNENEIDLARLIVETLNLDFDIETADANTPLYGEGFGLDSIDILEVALAVSQRYGVKLRSDDENNVEIFKSLRALSNYIQENKQK; this is translated from the coding sequence ATGAATGAGAATGAAATCGACCTGGCACGGTTGATCGTGGAGACCTTGAATCTGGACTTCGACATCGAGACAGCCGATGCCAATACGCCGTTATATGGCGAGGGCTTTGGTCTCGATTCGATCGATATCTTGGAGGTCGCGCTCGCGGTGTCGCAGCGCTACGGCGTCAAGCTGCGCTCCGATGACGAAAACAACGTCGAGATTTTCAAGTCTTTGCGTGCCTTGAGCAATTACATCCAAGAAAACAAACAGAAATAG
- a CDS encoding COG4648 family protein, whose product MPARAWLLFKALLILFAIAAPFVTHFILATGDWGMATYLLIAGQALLALWAIGMATRRAWARLAGALILAGGLALGVLHPRGGFVLLTGLPHALIYLGLLMFFGMSLRPGQVPLVTRLSHQIHGTLPPAIDRYTRRVTWAWCLFFLGQLLGSALLLWLAPIAWWSAFVNILNAPLLTAMFLGEKMTRSFWVTNPPREHLRDIVRMIVMVKAQMARRDRGCPRPRET is encoded by the coding sequence ATGCCCGCTCGCGCCTGGCTCCTGTTCAAGGCGCTGCTGATCCTCTTCGCCATTGCCGCGCCATTCGTCACGCATTTCATCTTGGCGACGGGTGATTGGGGCATGGCCACTTATCTGCTGATCGCGGGTCAGGCGCTGCTGGCGCTTTGGGCGATTGGGATGGCGACGCGGCGCGCCTGGGCCCGCCTCGCCGGCGCGTTGATCCTGGCCGGCGGCCTCGCCCTGGGTGTGCTGCACCCGCGGGGCGGCTTTGTTCTGCTGACCGGCCTGCCGCACGCGCTGATCTATCTCGGCCTGCTGATGTTCTTCGGCATGTCGCTCCGCCCGGGCCAAGTGCCGCTGGTGACGCGGCTGTCCCATCAGATTCACGGCACGCTGCCGCCGGCGATCGATCGCTATACCCGGCGCGTGACCTGGGCCTGGTGCCTGTTCTTCCTGGGGCAGCTGCTGGGCTCGGCCCTGCTGCTTTGGCTGGCGCCGATCGCCTGGTGGTCGGCTTTCGTGAACATCCTCAATGCACCCTTGCTTACCGCTATGTTCCTGGGCGAAAAAATGACGCGATCCTTCTGGGTCACAAATCCCCCACGCGAGCATTTGCGGGATATCGTGCGGATGATCGTGATGGTGAAAGCTCAAATGGCAAGGCGCGATCGCGGATGCCCGCGGCCTCGGGAAACATGA
- a CDS encoding AMP-binding protein gives MTMQPLSYPFLRHANRSDILVHDAEGPISVERFLGDVAALAARMPDARHVVNLCVDRYRFTVGFAAALVREQITLLPSSDAEAPLEQLARNYESVYFLHDTDFVLIGRVPTLSFPRNLGSVPGSPVPSFPADRTAAILFTSGSTGDPVPNPRSWGALVRSTRAAARALDVAELAGASLLGTVPHQHSYGIESIVMLALQHGLAFHGARPLLPADIMAQLAAMPAPRILITTPVHLRSLAAHEGALPPVHCIVSATAPLALDLAQQAEARFAAPLYEIYGCSEVGQIAARRTVETEEWSCIDDIALTQRDDDVWAAGPAAAVAAPLNDIIELNGPKRFVLRGRKSDMVNIAGKRSSLAYLNYRLNAIDGVEDGVFLLPEGNGKRLSAYVVAPRLTARQLLAALRREIDPAFLPRPLVFVDVLPRNALGKLTRRALEHLVLEAVER, from the coding sequence ATGACGATGCAACCCCTTTCCTATCCGTTCCTGAGACACGCCAACCGGTCGGACATCCTGGTCCATGACGCCGAAGGCCCGATTTCGGTCGAGCGCTTCCTCGGCGACGTCGCCGCACTGGCGGCCCGCATGCCGGACGCGCGCCATGTGGTCAATCTCTGCGTCGATCGCTACCGCTTCACCGTCGGCTTCGCGGCAGCCCTCGTCCGCGAGCAGATCACCTTGCTGCCGTCGAGCGATGCCGAGGCGCCGCTCGAGCAGCTCGCCCGGAACTACGAGAGCGTCTATTTCCTGCACGATACGGATTTCGTCCTGATCGGGCGGGTGCCGACACTCTCGTTCCCACGCAATCTGGGGAGCGTTCCGGGCTCGCCCGTGCCGTCGTTTCCGGCGGATCGAACGGCGGCGATCCTGTTCACCTCCGGTTCGACCGGCGATCCGGTGCCGAATCCGCGCAGCTGGGGCGCTCTCGTGCGCAGCACCCGGGCGGCCGCGCGTGCGTTGGACGTGGCCGAGCTCGCCGGCGCGTCTCTGCTCGGGACCGTGCCGCACCAGCACAGCTATGGCATCGAATCGATCGTGATGCTGGCGCTGCAGCATGGGCTGGCGTTCCATGGCGCGCGGCCGCTGCTGCCGGCCGACATCATGGCGCAGCTGGCGGCCATGCCGGCGCCGCGCATCCTGATCACCACGCCGGTCCACCTGCGCAGCCTGGCCGCGCACGAGGGCGCATTGCCGCCGGTCCATTGCATCGTCAGCGCGACGGCGCCCCTGGCGCTCGACCTGGCGCAGCAGGCGGAAGCGCGGTTCGCGGCGCCGCTCTACGAGATCTACGGCTGTTCCGAAGTGGGCCAGATCGCCGCTCGGCGCACGGTCGAGACGGAGGAATGGTCCTGCATCGACGATATCGCGCTGACGCAACGGGATGACGACGTCTGGGCCGCGGGACCCGCTGCGGCGGTCGCGGCCCCGCTCAACGACATCATCGAGCTCAACGGCCCCAAGCGCTTCGTGCTGCGTGGCCGCAAGTCCGACATGGTCAACATCGCCGGCAAGCGCAGCTCGCTCGCCTACCTCAATTATCGCCTGAATGCGATCGATGGGGTCGAGGACGGCGTGTTCTTGCTGCCGGAAGGGAACGGCAAACGGCTCAGCGCCTATGTCGTGGCGCCGCGCCTCACCGCACGGCAACTGCTGGCGGCCCTCCGCCGCGAGATCGACCCGGCGTTCCTGCCGCGGCCGCTCGTCTTCGTCGACGTCCTGCCGCGCAACGCGCTCGGCAAGCTCACACGCCGCGCCCTGGAGCATCTGGTTCTTGAAGCCGTCGAGCGCTGA
- a CDS encoding beta-hydroxyacyl-ACP dehydratase, whose product MKPSSAEAGWSSTLHRFDDAHPTAAGHFPGNPIIPGALLLDHALRAIGIGGAAEVQVAKFLRPVRPGDAVSIRWRRDGALTQVECWVEDERALTGVVRSP is encoded by the coding sequence TTGAAGCCGTCGAGCGCTGAGGCGGGCTGGTCGTCGACCCTGCATCGCTTCGATGACGCGCACCCGACGGCCGCGGGCCATTTCCCGGGCAATCCAATCATCCCCGGCGCCCTGCTGCTCGATCATGCGCTCCGCGCGATCGGCATCGGCGGTGCCGCCGAGGTCCAGGTCGCGAAATTCTTGCGGCCGGTCCGGCCGGGTGACGCCGTGTCGATCCGGTGGCGCCGGGACGGCGCGCTCACGCAAGTCGAATGCTGGGTCGAGGACGAAAGAGCGCTGACCGGCGTGGTGCGCTCGCCATGA
- a CDS encoding LpxL/LpxP family acyltransferase: MSLVDARRPEWLRRKERGSIPVIQALVWLSLGLGRPAARLFLPAICLYFMIFSVAARRASVLYLNRALGRRPRWLDIFRHYHAFASCVLDRVFLLKNRTDDLELRIEGEEIVSGILASGSGCVLLGAHIGSFEVLRALGRRQPNLRVNMVMYEENAQKVTAVLNAINPALTGDVISLGRPDSFITVQRCLDEGHFIGVLADRSLTDEHQVTRPFLGDPARFPISPFRMIAILQKPVVLMIAVYRGGRRYDIHFERFAEAGEIPRRPDASALDGLVGRYVARLEHYCRLAPYNWFNFFDIWK; this comes from the coding sequence ATGAGCCTCGTCGATGCCCGACGTCCGGAATGGCTGCGGCGGAAGGAACGAGGCTCGATCCCGGTCATCCAGGCGCTCGTCTGGCTGTCCCTCGGGCTCGGCCGGCCGGCGGCGCGCCTGTTCCTGCCGGCGATCTGCCTCTATTTCATGATCTTCTCGGTCGCGGCCCGGCGTGCCTCGGTGCTGTATCTCAATCGCGCGCTCGGGCGCCGCCCGCGCTGGCTCGATATCTTCCGCCATTATCACGCGTTCGCATCCTGCGTGCTCGACCGCGTGTTCCTTTTGAAGAACCGAACGGACGATCTCGAGCTCCGGATCGAGGGCGAAGAGATCGTGAGCGGCATTCTGGCAAGCGGCAGCGGCTGCGTCCTCTTGGGCGCCCATATCGGCAGCTTCGAGGTGCTGCGCGCGCTCGGGCGCCGGCAGCCGAACTTGCGCGTCAACATGGTGATGTACGAGGAGAACGCACAGAAGGTCACCGCCGTGCTGAACGCGATCAATCCGGCGCTGACCGGGGATGTGATCAGCCTTGGCCGACCGGATTCCTTCATCACGGTCCAGCGCTGCCTCGATGAGGGGCATTTCATCGGCGTACTGGCCGACCGAAGCCTGACCGACGAGCACCAGGTCACCCGGCCGTTTTTGGGCGATCCGGCGCGCTTCCCGATCAGCCCGTTCCGGATGATCGCGATCCTGCAGAAGCCGGTCGTGCTGATGATTGCGGTCTATCGAGGAGGCCGGCGCTACGACATCCATTTCGAACGGTTCGCCGAAGCCGGTGAAATCCCCCGTCGGCCGGATGCATCAGCGCTTGACGGTCTCGTCGGCCGCTATGTGGCGCGGCTCGAGCACTATTGCCGGCTGGCACCCTACAACTGGTTCAATTTCTTCGATATTTGGAAGTGA
- a CDS encoding outer membrane lipoprotein carrier protein LolA, translated as MRALAGLALLLLAHGAWAEEAPWGLVRLMAQLQAVKQARAHFVERKTAAMLTAPVESTGTLSYVAPDRLEKITLTPAPESIVLAGDTLTGVQPNGDKFSISLGDHQEVAALVEGVRSTMAGDLRTLGRYYAIDLVGHPSEWHLTLTPLDRSVRDKVDAIRIDGAGAVLRTISVHEADGDQSEMTVMPDGP; from the coding sequence ATGAGAGCGCTCGCCGGCCTTGCCCTGCTGCTGCTCGCCCATGGTGCCTGGGCCGAGGAGGCGCCGTGGGGCCTCGTGCGGCTGATGGCGCAGCTTCAGGCGGTGAAGCAGGCCCGGGCCCACTTCGTCGAGCGCAAGACTGCGGCAATGTTGACCGCGCCAGTCGAAAGCACCGGGACCTTGAGCTATGTCGCCCCCGACCGGCTCGAAAAGATCACCCTGACGCCGGCTCCGGAAAGCATCGTGCTCGCGGGCGACACGCTGACCGGTGTCCAGCCGAACGGCGACAAATTCTCGATCTCGCTCGGCGATCACCAGGAGGTCGCGGCGCTGGTCGAGGGGGTGCGCTCGACCATGGCGGGCGATCTCCGAACCCTCGGCCGCTATTACGCGATCGATCTGGTCGGTCACCCGTCCGAATGGCATCTGACGCTGACGCCGCTCGACCGGTCCGTGCGCGACAAGGTCGACGCCATCCGCATCGATGGCGCGGGGGCCGTGCTCAGGACCATCTCGGTCCACGAGGCGGACGGCGACCAATCCGAAATGACCGTGATGCCGGACGGACCGTGA
- a CDS encoding MMPL family transporter, with protein sequence MNRALIVWLAGLALSVGIILHTPFTTDMSAFLPRSPEPTQQILVDQLRDGVASRLILVDFEGAPTATLAAISKAVAATLRRAPDFSLIDNGEGGIGRPDQDYIWRNRYVLSDDVTPERFTAAGLHQALQQDLQLLSSGMAPLLKGSIGHDPTGETLALVRRMAGEAQRQIREGVWTARDGTRALLLAQTRAPGFDIDAQEQALGAIQHAFAAAQRSVDGGAAVRLVATGPGVFGVKTRAQMKHDVSLYSTLATLTIVGLLLAVYRSPRMLLLTLVPVVSGALAGVAAVGAWFGFVHGVTVGFGVTLIGEAVDYAIYLFAQTDPAEGPSGTLRRIWPTLRLGVLVSICGFAAMLFSSFVGFVQLGVFTIVGLAVALAVTRFVLPSLASRRYTGLREAAFAPALLRLVGRAPKLRLPLAALALVALGLVALRSNGLWQDELSSMSPVSAADQAIDRDLRRDVGAPDVRYMVVAEADDQESLLEACERAAAGLKRLIPAGVLSGYDSPDRYLPSAATQVRRKAAVPDRATLSANLAAALDGVPFRPETFTPFLEDAAAAREAPPLTRAALDGTLLSLKLDALLIDHAGHWVGVMPLRDVSDPGRIAAALEGVPGAKLLDLKAESDRLLHRYRQEALLLGMFGCGVIAALLLVSFRAVGPALAVLAPLGISVVLTLALLTLGGHRLSIFNLFGLLLVVAVGSNYCLFFQRGHLTGAAGRRTVASLLLANICTVVGFGALSLSRIPVLTGIGGTVAIGTALSLVAAAILTRPAAS encoded by the coding sequence GTGAACCGCGCCTTGATCGTCTGGCTGGCCGGGTTGGCGCTCTCGGTCGGCATCATCCTGCACACGCCCTTCACCACCGACATGTCGGCCTTCTTGCCGCGCTCGCCGGAACCGACCCAGCAGATCCTGGTCGACCAGCTGCGCGATGGCGTTGCCTCGCGCCTGATCCTCGTCGATTTCGAGGGGGCGCCGACGGCGACGCTCGCCGCCATCAGCAAGGCCGTGGCGGCTACGCTGCGTCGTGCGCCGGATTTCAGTCTGATCGACAATGGCGAGGGCGGCATTGGCCGCCCCGACCAGGACTATATCTGGCGCAACCGCTATGTGCTCAGCGACGACGTCACGCCCGAGCGCTTCACCGCGGCGGGGCTGCATCAGGCGCTGCAGCAAGATCTGCAATTGCTGTCGTCCGGCATGGCGCCGCTTCTCAAAGGCAGCATCGGCCACGATCCGACCGGCGAGACCCTGGCTCTGGTGCGCCGGATGGCCGGCGAGGCGCAGCGGCAGATCCGCGAGGGCGTCTGGACGGCGCGGGACGGCACCCGTGCGCTGCTGTTAGCCCAGACCAGGGCGCCCGGTTTCGATATCGATGCCCAGGAGCAGGCGCTCGGCGCCATCCAGCACGCTTTCGCCGCGGCCCAGCGGTCAGTCGACGGCGGTGCCGCGGTGCGGCTGGTTGCGACGGGCCCGGGCGTGTTCGGCGTCAAGACGCGCGCCCAGATGAAGCACGACGTGTCGCTCTATTCGACCCTTGCGACATTGACCATCGTTGGGCTGCTGCTGGCGGTCTACCGCTCGCCGCGCATGCTGCTGCTGACCCTGGTGCCGGTCGTGTCCGGCGCACTTGCCGGCGTTGCGGCGGTCGGGGCCTGGTTCGGCTTCGTCCATGGCGTCACCGTCGGCTTCGGCGTGACCCTGATCGGCGAGGCGGTCGATTACGCGATTTATCTGTTCGCCCAGACCGATCCGGCCGAGGGGCCGTCAGGGACGCTGCGCCGGATCTGGCCGACCTTGCGCCTGGGCGTGCTGGTGTCGATCTGCGGCTTTGCGGCCATGCTGTTCTCGAGCTTCGTCGGCTTCGTTCAACTGGGCGTGTTCACCATCGTCGGCCTGGCGGTGGCCCTCGCGGTCACGCGCTTCGTGCTGCCAAGCTTGGCCTCCCGCCGTTACACGGGGCTGCGCGAGGCGGCGTTTGCGCCGGCGCTGCTGCGGCTCGTCGGGCGCGCACCGAAACTGCGGCTCCCGCTCGCAGCCTTGGCGCTGGTCGCCCTGGGGTTGGTAGCCCTCCGCAGCAATGGCCTGTGGCAGGACGAGCTGTCGAGCATGAGTCCGGTCTCCGCCGCCGACCAGGCGATCGACCGCGACCTGCGCCGCGACGTCGGCGCGCCCGACGTGCGATACATGGTCGTGGCCGAGGCCGATGATCAGGAAAGCCTGCTCGAGGCGTGCGAACGGGCGGCGGCGGGGCTGAAGCGGCTCATCCCGGCCGGCGTCCTGTCGGGCTATGATTCGCCCGACCGCTACCTGCCCAGCGCGGCGACGCAAGTCCGGCGCAAGGCGGCGGTGCCCGACCGGGCGACGTTGTCCGCCAACCTGGCGGCGGCGCTCGACGGCGTGCCGTTCCGGCCGGAGACGTTCACGCCGTTCCTCGAGGATGCCGCCGCTGCGCGCGAGGCGCCGCCGCTCACGCGCGCGGCGCTCGACGGCACCCTCCTTTCGCTGAAGCTCGACGCGCTGCTGATCGACCACGCGGGACATTGGGTCGGCGTCATGCCGCTGCGCGACGTCTCAGATCCTGGTCGCATCGCGGCGGCGCTCGAGGGCGTGCCCGGCGCGAAGCTGCTCGACCTCAAGGCGGAATCGGACCGGTTGCTGCACCGCTACCGGCAGGAGGCGCTGCTGCTGGGGATGTTCGGCTGCGGCGTGATCGCGGCCTTGCTGCTGGTGAGCTTCCGCGCCGTCGGCCCCGCCTTGGCCGTGCTGGCGCCGCTGGGCATCTCGGTCGTGCTGACCCTGGCGCTCCTGACGCTCGGCGGCCACCGGCTCTCGATCTTCAACCTGTTCGGTCTGCTGCTGGTCGTGGCGGTCGGGTCGAACTATTGCCTGTTCTTCCAGCGCGGCCATTTGACCGGAGCTGCCGGCCGGCGGACCGTCGCATCGCTGCTGCTGGCCAATATCTGCACCGTCGTGGGCTTCGGCGCCCTGTCGCTGTCGCGGATCCCGGTGCTGACCGGCATCGGCGGCACCGTTGCCATCGGCACGGCGCTGAGCCTGGTCGCCGCCGCGATCCTTACCCGGCCGGCGGCGTCGTGA
- a CDS encoding alpha/beta fold hydrolase — protein MRVVADRPPTGQRPLLIMLPGADMRAEDFRTHGFFDAVRAAGRPVDMIAVETGMECYLDGVTVPQLHALVPPRPVWLIGISLGGMGALLYARAHPERVAGVVVLAPFIGTRGLVAQVERAGGLRHWRSPPDEAMTDERRLLAWLGAGALPDIHLGYGTEDRFAAAHRLLAEILPPERVLTAPGGHDWPTWSRLWQDILATSAFGALA, from the coding sequence ATGCGGGTGGTCGCGGACAGGCCTCCGACCGGGCAGCGGCCGCTGCTGATCATGCTGCCCGGTGCCGACATGCGTGCGGAGGACTTCCGGACCCACGGCTTTTTCGACGCCGTGCGCGCGGCCGGCCGGCCGGTCGACATGATCGCGGTCGAGACCGGCATGGAATGCTATCTCGACGGCGTTACCGTCCCGCAGCTGCATGCGCTCGTCCCGCCGCGGCCGGTCTGGCTGATCGGGATTTCGCTGGGTGGCATGGGCGCGCTGCTCTATGCCCGGGCCCATCCGGAGCGGGTCGCCGGCGTCGTCGTGCTGGCGCCCTTCATTGGTACGCGCGGTCTCGTCGCCCAGGTCGAGCGGGCGGGGGGCCTGCGGCATTGGCGTTCGCCGCCGGACGAGGCCATGACCGACGAACGCCGGCTGCTTGCGTGGCTTGGCGCCGGAGCCTTGCCGGACATCCATCTCGGCTACGGCACCGAGGACCGCTTCGCCGCCGCCCATCGCCTGCTGGCCGAGATCCTGCCGCCGGAACGCGTGCTGACGGCGCCCGGCGGTCACGACTGGCCGACCTGGTCCCGCTTGTGGCAGGACATACTCGCAACTTCAGCGTTCGGAGCGCTCGCGTGA